TATAAGAGATATTGAACCAGGAGAGATTGTGGTTATTGATGAGAATGGAATTACTTCTATTAAAACTCATTGTAATAAATTTAAATCTTCTATATGTATTTTTGAATATATATATTTTGCTAGACCTGATACATATATTAATGGAATCAGTGTCTATGAAGCTAGAAAAAATATAGGTAGAGAATTAGCTAAAGAACATCCTATTGAGGGAGATATTGTTATTGGAGTTCCTGATAGCGGAATAGCTGCTGCAATTGGATACGCTGAAGAAAGTAATATTCCTTATGGAATTGGACTTGTTAAAAATAAATATGTAGGTAGAACTTTTATTAGTCCTACACAAACAAAAAGAGAAAATGGTGTTAAAGTTAAATTAAATGTTTTAAAAGAAAGTGTTAAAGATAAGAAGGTAATTATTGTTGATGATTCTATTGTTAGAGGAACAACTATCAAGAGATTAGTTAAATTACTTAGAGAAGCAGGAGCAAAAGAAATTCATATGAGAATTAGTTCTCCTCCTTTCTTATGGCCATGTTATTATGGAACTGATATTCCTTCAAAGAAAGATTTAATTGCTTGTAAACACTCTGTAGATGAAATTGCAAAAATATCTAACTTAGACAGTCTTGGATATTTATCATTAAATAAATTAAATATTATTACAAATTCTAACTGTAATTTCTGTGATGCTTGTTTCTCTGGAAACTACCCTGCAGAAATTCCAGATTATTTACCTGAGGAGGCCGAAAATAATGAAGTCGAAATACATAAATCCTTTAAATTCACGTTATGCTAGTAAAGAAATGAGTTATATTTTTTCTCAAGATAATAAATTTAAAACTTGGCGTAAATTGTGGATTGCTTTAGCCGAAACTGAAAAAGAACTAGGACTAAATATAACTGAAGAACAAATAAATGAAATGAAAAAATATCAAGATGATATAAACTATGAAATTGCTGAAGCAAGAGAAAAAATAGTTAGACATGATGTTATGAGTCATGTTTTTGCTTTTGGATCTCAAGCGAAATCAGCTATGCCTATTATTCATCTTGGAGCAACAAGTTGCTATGTTGGGGATAATACTGATATAATTATTATGACTCAAGGATTAAGACTTATCAAAAAACAACTTATTAATGTTATTAATGAACTTTCTAAGTTTTGTTTAGAATATAAAGATCTTCCAACTTTAGGATTTACTCATTTTCAACCAGCTCAAACAACAACTGTTGGTAAAAGGGCAACTCTTTGGTTACAAGATCTTTTAATGGATTTAGAAGATTTAGATTATCAACTATCTAAAGCAAAATTACTTGGATCAAAAGGAACTACTGGAACTCAAGCTAGTTTTTTAGAATTATTTGATGGTAATCA
This genomic stretch from Fusobacterium sp. JB019 harbors:
- the purF gene encoding amidophosphoribosyltransferase — encoded protein: MHEDRLKEECGVFGIFNNDSTDSGRIAYYGLFSLQHRGQESCGIAVMDNQLVKQYKDMGLVPDVFNDEILDKLTGKIAIGHVRYSTAGGSIRQNAQPLVSKYLKGALGISHNGNLTNAYKLRAKFESEGFIFQTSIDSEVIANIIARQRVINPSIENAVSKMMEVVEGSYSLVVMSPKKLIGCRDPHGFRPLVLGKLNNSYVLSSETCSLDAVGAKFIRDIEPGEIVVIDENGITSIKTHCNKFKSSICIFEYIYFARPDTYINGISVYEARKNIGRELAKEHPIEGDIVIGVPDSGIAAAIGYAEESNIPYGIGLVKNKYVGRTFISPTQTKRENGVKVKLNVLKESVKDKKVIIVDDSIVRGTTIKRLVKLLREAGAKEIHMRISSPPFLWPCYYGTDIPSKKDLIACKHSVDEIAKISNLDSLGYLSLNKLNIITNSNCNFCDACFSGNYPAEIPDYLPEEAENNEVEIHKSFKFTLC